The following are encoded together in the Bradysia coprophila strain Holo2 unplaced genomic scaffold, BU_Bcop_v1 contig_87, whole genome shotgun sequence genome:
- the LOC119084633 gene encoding uncharacterized protein LOC119084633, whose translation MKFIFICFAVIAALTVVICSSPDKSWCNDCNKFCVTPNLNRQDPLVRVALRKFQRKANNVCKKLCNYITEPNANPDVQQSALNINNNMYELCGVANTVASEIVDNCNNERQKTWASFFVTTDLAGRVDCFELAIKEADPIRALTNLSTCVNAREAEDNQQLAAYSPDCQSIATDILRTILEPVQGYYADRNRFPVDISTIVQYNSLK comes from the exons atgaaatttatttttatctgtttTGCTGTTATTGCTGCATTGACGGTAGTTATCTGTTCATCACCAGATAAATCATGGTGTAATGATTGTAACAAGTTTTGTGTTACGCCTAACTTGAACAGGCAAGACCCACTTGTTAGAGTAGCCTTGAGGAAGTTCCAACGGAAGGCTAATAACGTATGCAAAAAACTCTGCAATTATATAACCGAACCGAATGCTAATCCGGATGTACAGCAGAGTGCACTAAATATTAACAACAACATGTACGAATTGTGCGGTGTTGCAAATACGGTCGCATCAGAGATTGTCGATAACTGCAATAACGAACGCCAGAAGACTTGGGCTTCTTTTTTCGTGACTACCGATTTAGCAGGGAGAGTCGATTGCTTTGAATTGGCGATTAAAGAG GCTGACCCAATTCGTGCTTTGACTAATTTGAGTACTTGTGTTAACGCTCGTGAGGCTGAAGATAATCAACAATTAGCCGCATATTCACCAGATTGCCAGTCTATCGCCACAGACATCTTGAGGACAATCTTAGAACCGGTTCAGGGATACTATGCTGATCGAAATCGATTTCCTGTGGATATATCAACGATCGTCCAgtataattctttaaaatga